In Acidobacteriota bacterium, a single window of DNA contains:
- a CDS encoding FAD-binding oxidoreductase produces MEISSAEAIAYIAPEQVAYRLTQAFGPERAQHAIGSHYRVSDEDARVIAYPQSIEELSEMLKFATAEGWRIVPAGAGTWLEMGNHIAQFHLIVSTARMNHVLEYEPADLTCTVEAGVALRAFNEQAAEHNQFIPLDPFGDARGTLGATVATASAGPLRCHYGTPRDWLIGARVAHVDGTITKAGGKVVKNVAGYDLCKLYAGSYGTLAVLAELSFKMRALPVSERTLVFYANAAEPLCALSARVMDSDLQPAAWELLSPQADLPVDEEKYALVLRFWNEEAETADWQINEAKRLGGELPHTVLSEADSAEFWRAYHASETTKDWTFSLRATALPSDVGATLADVQRLMPAAVLRAHAANGVVRILGGEDMLDELRSRFRYKLLVELREAMQTRGGQMLIVRAPFELKNQLDVWGEVGANAALLRGIKEQYDPQHRLNYGRFVAGI; encoded by the coding sequence CGCCCGCGTCATCGCCTATCCGCAGAGCATCGAGGAGTTGAGCGAGATGCTGAAATTCGCTACTGCCGAAGGCTGGCGCATTGTCCCGGCGGGCGCGGGCACCTGGCTGGAAATGGGCAACCACATCGCGCAGTTTCATCTGATCGTTTCAACCGCGCGGATGAATCACGTGCTGGAATACGAACCCGCCGATTTGACCTGCACCGTTGAGGCGGGCGTGGCCTTGCGCGCCTTTAACGAACAAGCCGCTGAGCACAATCAATTCATCCCGCTCGATCCGTTTGGCGATGCGCGCGGCACCTTGGGTGCGACGGTGGCGACGGCCAGCGCCGGGCCTTTGCGTTGTCATTACGGCACGCCGCGCGATTGGCTGATCGGCGCGCGCGTTGCGCACGTGGACGGCACGATTACCAAAGCGGGCGGCAAGGTCGTCAAAAACGTCGCGGGCTACGATCTGTGCAAACTGTATGCGGGTAGTTACGGCACGCTGGCGGTGCTGGCCGAGCTGAGTTTCAAAATGCGCGCGCTACCCGTCAGCGAACGCACGCTGGTTTTTTATGCCAACGCGGCTGAACCGCTATGCGCGTTATCGGCGCGGGTCATGGATTCGGATTTGCAGCCGGCGGCGTGGGAACTGCTCTCGCCACAGGCCGATTTGCCGGTTGACGAAGAGAAATATGCGCTCGTGCTGCGCTTTTGGAACGAAGAAGCCGAGACCGCCGACTGGCAGATCAATGAAGCCAAACGGCTCGGCGGTGAATTGCCGCATACCGTTTTGAGCGAGGCGGACAGCGCTGAATTCTGGCGCGCTTATCACGCGAGCGAGACAACGAAAGATTGGACATTCAGTTTGCGTGCGACCGCCCTGCCTTCAGACGTAGGCGCAACGTTGGCCGATGTGCAACGGCTGATGCCGGCGGCGGTGCTGCGCGCGCACGCCGCCAATGGTGTGGTGCGCATTCTCGGCGGCGAAGACATGCTGGATGAGTTGCGTTCGCGCTTCCGCTACAAACTGCTCGTCGAATTGCGCGAGGCCATGCAGACGCGCGGCGGGCAAATGCTGATCGTGCGCGCGCCCTTTGAATTGAAAAACCAGTTGGACGTGTGGGGCGAGGTGGGCGCCAATGCCGCGCTGTTGCGTGGCATCAAGGAACAATACGACCCGCAACACCGGTTGAATTATGGGCGTTTCGTTGCCGGGATTTAA